One Gossypium arboreum isolate Shixiya-1 chromosome 13, ASM2569848v2, whole genome shotgun sequence genomic window, taaaaccttCATTAATGCACTTCGGTGAGTATCTGAACTCAAGAGCAAGGCTAGTACGGATATACGAGCTGGCTGTTTGTGCAATTGCTCCACAACGCTGTACTCGCTgtgttttaagaattttaagaattctttAGCCTCTTTTTCAGTTACAGGCTCATTGACGGATGATTCAGGTCTGGTCgtcttttccttttcttgttcAATGACCACGGATTTTCCTTTAGCTGATTCTGCCTTTGTGTTCGGAGTATAACGCCTTCCACTGCGTGTATAGAAACCCTCGTCTTGACCTTTCTCTAAAGTGACAACTGGATTTTCCCCTCCCGGGATCGTTACATTGCAGTCGTAATTCTAAGGAACCCTTTTGCTATCCTTATGAGGGAAAGCAACGGGCTTTTGAATTATGACCTTTGGCGCAATTGGTACTCCGACTTCATTGACTCTTGGTCGGGATATAATTACGACCGGTGATTGACCCCTGACATTGTTGGTTGGCCCTTGTTCGACGGCGCACACATCTTCTCCTTGGCCCCCGGTGTACTCAAAGAATTCGATCTCTTTATTTTCTATCAATCTCTATACCAGAGCCCTGAATTTATTGCACTTTTGGATCTCATGCCCTTCCTCGTCGTGGAATTCACAATAGTATTTCCCTCCTTCAGGCTTCTCCTCTAAACCTTGTATAAGTAAACCTtcttccaccattttcttccaaacccATCTCAACGGGGTCTTTACCTCTGATACGTCCATCTTAGTTCTCCTTCCTCTACTTTCGCTTATCACGTTTACCCCATTGTCTGAATGACTGGGTAACGGATTTCCCGCCACATTAGGTTTTGTGGGATCATCAAACTTCACAATGCCCATCTTTATGAACCTTTCGACTAATTTTTTGAAGGCCGTGCAGTTCTCAATTGTATGCCCCGCAAttcctgcatggtattcgcattgcgagtttgcatcataccactttgggaatggaggttgcatgGGTTTTAGGTAAAAGGGAGACACTACATGCGCATCGAACAGATTCTGGTAAAGCTCCCTATACGTCATTGGGATTGGCGTGAACTGGACTCTTTCCGTGTTAGGCCTTGGATTGGAATCTTGACTTGCGGAGCCCTGATGGCTAGTAGTCACTACCCTCAGCTGGTTTACTGTGACCGGCTTGGAATAACCCTTATAATATGCGCTTGCATTGTTCAcctcattttctttccttcttggagCCGTTCTCTTGGcattttcccctgcttcaatCTTCCTACATCTTACTGCTGCTTATTATCTCCCGGACATTACTATGTCCAGAAGCTTTAGTAGCACTTCCTAACATGTGGTTAATGAATGGGGCCTTTAGAGTGTTAATAAATAGCATGGTCGTTTCCTTCTCCAAGAGGGGTGGCTGGACTTGCATCGCTATTTCCCTCCACCGTTGTGCATATTGTCTGAAGGTTTCACTCgacttcttttccatgttttgtaggGTGATTCATCGGGTGCTATGTCCGTCACGTGACCGTATTGTTTTATGAAAGCTTGAGCCAAGTCCTTCCATGAACCAATTTGGGCACTACCGAAATGGTTATACCACTTGGCCGCAGATCTGATCAAACTGTCCTGGAAACAGTGGATCAACAGCTGATCATTGTTAACATACCCTGTCATCCTTCGATAGAACATCGTAATATGAGCTTCAGGGCAGCTCGTCCCGTTATACTTTTCGAACTCCggggttttaaattttggtgggaGCACCAGATCTGGGACCAAGCTTAAGTCCTTGGTGTCGATCCCGCCACAGTAATCAGTAACTTCCATTGCTTTGAATTTTTCCTCAAGCCATTTGCACCGATTATCGAGTTGTTTTGCCATATCTATTTTTCCTTTCTCCATTTCTGCCATGTCATCAAGGTCCGGGACAAATGGATTAGCTGGATTATCCCCGGGATTAGAGCCTGATCCTATAGGAATGTTTATTGGTGTCGAGGCATTGGCCTGGTATTGCTGGGGCATGATCGTGACAAATGGTTTCGGTAAATTAATCTCGGGCTTTATCGATACATGCGTCGGAGTGAAGCCAGGGGGGTATTGAGGATCCTTGTTAGTTTCTTCAACTTTATCCATAGGGCCCTTTCCCTTATCCGCTCCTTTCAACAACAGCTGGGATAACTGACTCATCATTTCTCTCTGGGACTCCATCATTTGCTCTTTCATCTCTCGCTGAATCTTGGCTAGTTGCTCTTGCATCCGAGAGGCGCATTTGTTCTTGTATTTCTTTTGCATCGCTCCAATTTCTCAAGTCTCTTATCCATTGATTTTTTCCTTGTACTGTAGGGTGTGtggttggttggttttcgttggtttcgtgttatcaaataattttaattaattaattagaaaactcttatggcctttaatgcataatgatatgatgcaaatgcaaatgcatgaatacaAAGGAGGTATCAATTTTTTGCTTCAATTGCCCTTAGAAAATTttacttgaaaataaaatcttttacataaagtcGAGTTACAAATAAAATCTCGCTCTAGCGCTCAAAGTCCTAATTTTTCTAAGCAATGAGGCCAGCTCTTGTCCGCACTCCGATACTAACTCATATTTCACGCTCAGTGTGTCCGCCTGGACAACTAAAGTTTTCAAGTAGTCCGCTACTTCCCGAATCTGAGTTATGGCCTCCCCCATAAGGTAATCTCTGTTTCTAACTTGGTCTTGCGCATGGTGAAGCTGCTCCTTCCAACGATCCTCGTTTGCCTCGAAAAATTGGATCCTCATCTCATAGTTTTGCAGCGACGCCTCTAACTCTTcaatttttcctttcatttcttctatcttCTTCAAGCTTGCCTTCAATTCCATCGTGGTGTTGCGGTTTCGGTATTGACGCAGAGACTTCTCGACTTCTGACACTCTAGCCCTTAATTCCCCTCGCTCATTTTTGCTTTCCGACAGACTTTTCTCCAAATCTTCGTTTCGTGCCTGAGCTTCTCGGAATTTCCTTTCCCACCAGTCGGTATTAGCCTTTTCTTCTCGAATTTCATGGCACCATTGTTCGGAAGTCTTACCTAAGCCCGTAGTCCTCATAGATAGGCGTAACTTCTTGTAATCCGTTTTCAAACTGTCTAGATCTTCTTCagccttagtttttccttttttccACTTCTCAGCCTCTGACTTCTGGACATCAGTCTCTAACCTTAGGTGCATCTTCTCTTCCTCCAATTGTTCGATCTTCTTCCCAAGCTCCAAACTTTTCTTCTCGAAATCTTGTCTTATAATCTCTAATTCTGATGGGACGATTTGTAATTGTTCTCCGACAGGTCGAGCACTCTCCAAGATTggcctaggaatattatcattaatcctctTCTTAAACCACTCGCTGTACTCGGATGTTACCATAGAATCGACGGCTAACCTCTTCATCCAGCAAGTTTGTTTCCAAGCATCTGATAATTCCCGAACTCTCTTCTTATAGTGAGCACCTTTAAATGAGAATTCATTTTGAGCAAGTCCGTAGGTCatgggtacaaactgcctcgacTTGTATTGCCTCAAAGCTATCAACGGAGTATACCCAGTAGCTCCCCAGATTCCTAACAATGGCACCCAATCTAAGTTACCACATCGGTACATGATCTCGTCGGGgaccatccaataagctctccaTTCAATATCCCCCTCCTTGAGGTTTTAAAGAATATCCATCCATTTCTCCTCCGAGATATCCTCTCTCCTCTCAGATGGTCGCTTCTTCCTTCAAAGGGAATAACCTTCGAAAAGATTCGGTAAGAAACcttgtctaccttccaaaagtgcccaTGAAACCATACCATCAATAGTTGAGCACATCCAATGAATCGCCTCGCCTGAGTCTTCCGACATGAGCTCAAAGATCCGAAAGTTTCGCCAATATCATTGCATCGAGTGATTCCCTTCTCAAGGCGATCAAATAAGTCAATGACCGCCTCGTCCACGTGCCTCAAAGCCTTAGGAAAGATCACTAATccgtagatgcttaaggcaaatATATCGACCCTCTTTCTTTCGTCTGGATGAGTCAAGATCAAATCTTGCAAATTCTCCCAAGGGACACATTTGCTATCTCCTTTTTGCTGAATCCGAgcagtgacccaaggctcgctcatcccagAAATGCTCATCAGTTTCTTCACGAAAGCCCGACTACTAAAAACACAGGCATAAGTCTTGGGACCAATTTTTGGACACCTAAGCAGCGTAGTGTATTcctctatagtaggtaccaaatccactTTTCCAAAGGTGAAACACTTGTATGCAGAATTCCAAAATTGCACCAAGGCTCGGAACAAATGCTtatccactctaatgtctagcaGATAGGATATATCACCATAACTATGGTAAAACAACTGCTTGATCCTTTCATCCCAActagcccaaatgtctctcaactcctGCAGCTCATTCTGTActacattgacgcgagtgaaaTCCCGTAGCTCTAATACATGCCCTTCTGCTAAGCTATCCCCTCTCTCAGATTGTAGCTTTTCCGACCAAGCAcgaacggccgcattatcctcgactttactaagaaattcattctctatgtcaaattttctaacttagtaattgaatgTAGATTAACGCCTCCTTTAGTATGTAATGTCATGCAAAAAAGACAATCAGAACAAACATTGGTTAGTATCAGATAATAGCAATAGCATGCAAGTACACAAACGGTGATTATAACGCATATACAGGTAAGTACTAAGGCTCGACGCGGCTCCACCCAAGGATCGCTCCtacggttcactatatgtggtttagaTCTAGGAAaagaggtacccgaaccagcagattcctcgatcctcacccattataggctcatatagatcgagttcggttcggggggatacatttccctatgaccatgcggagatgaaaatctcacgaaatcataggtacggatgtaccccggaagcaatccactagcccatgcggaggtgaaaacctcacgaaagcgtagtttcttactcccacttagaaaGTGTGACCGCAGTGGTCATGCAATAAAATACAGTAC contains:
- the LOC128286839 gene encoding uncharacterized protein LOC128286839 gives rise to the protein MQKKYKNKCASRMQEQLAKIQREMKEQMMESQREMMSQLSQLLLKGADKGKGPMDKVEETNKDPQYPPGFTPTHVSIKPEINLPKPFVTIMPQQYQANASTPINIPIGSGSNPGDNPANPFVPDLDDMAEMEKGKIDMAKQLDNRCKWLEEKFKAMEVTDYCGGIDTKDLSLVPDLVLPPKFKTPEFEKYNGTSCPEAHITMFYRRMTGYVNNDQLLIHCFQDSLIRSAAKWYNHFGSAQIGSWKDLAQAFIKQYGHVTDIAPDESPYKTWKRSRVKPSDNMHNGGGK